The following are encoded in a window of Sminthopsis crassicaudata isolate SCR6 chromosome 3, ASM4859323v1, whole genome shotgun sequence genomic DNA:
- the LOC141559751 gene encoding olfactory receptor 8G50-like isoform X2: protein MEKENYSLVTEFILRGLTDQPELQMPLFFLFLGIYVVTVVGNLSMIILIGLSSHLHNPMYCFLCSLSFIDLCQSTVITPKMLLNFVSEKNIICYSECMTQFYFFGFFAISECQMLAVMAYDRYVAVCHPLRYNLIMSYQVCSWLVCGVYMLGLTGATAHTSCLIRAFFCNENVINHYFCDLLPLLKLSCSSTYVNEVVTLASNVFNIFFPTLIIICSYVLIIASILKIQSTEGRSKAFSTCSSHIAAVGVFFGSLTFMYLKPFSINYMDQGKVSSVFYTIVVPMLNPLIYSLRNKDVKIALKKYIKN, encoded by the exons atggagaaagaaaattattcactAGTGACTGAATTCATTCTCAGAGGACTGACAGACCAGCCTGAGCTCCAGATGCCACTCTTCTTTCTGTTCCTAGGAATTTATGTAGTCACTGTGGTGGGAAATCTGAGCATGATTATACTTATTGGGCTGAGTTCTCATCTCCACAACCCCATGTATTGTTTCCTCTGTAGTTTGTCCTTCATTGATCTTTGCCAATCAACTGTCATCACTCCTAAAATGTTGTTGAATTTTGTGTCTGAGAAGAATATCATCTGCTACTCTGAATGTATGACACAGTTctatttttttgggttttttgccaTTTCTGAATGTCAAATGTTGGCTGTGATGGCATATGATCGCTATGTTGCTGTATGTCATCCTCTTCGTTATAATCTTATCATGTCCTATCAGGTGTGCTCATGGTTGGTGTGTGGGGTGTATATGTTGGGCTTAACTGGAGCCACAGCTCACACAAGTTGTTTGATTAGAGCATTCTTCTGTAATGAAAACGTCATCAATCATTATTTCTGTGACCTTCTCCCACTCTTGAAGCTCTCTTGTTCTAGCACCTATGTTAATGAAGTGGTGACTCTGGCCTccaatgtatttaatatttttttcccaacCCTAATAATTATTTGCTCTTATGTTTTGATTAttgcttctattttaaaaattcagtccaCTGAAGGCAGATCAAAAGCCTTCAGTACCTGCAGCTCCCATATTGCAGCAGTTGGTGTCTTCTTTGGCTCCCTTACATTTATGTACTTAAAGCCATTTTCAATCAACTACATGGATCAAGGGAAAGTATCCTCAGTCTTTTACACAATAGTTGTTCCCATGCTAAACCCTCTCATTTACAGTTTGAGAAATAAGGATGTCAAAATTGCTTTGAAGAAA TATATAAAGAAttga
- the LOC141559751 gene encoding olfactory receptor 8G50-like isoform X1, with translation MEKENYSLVTEFILRGLTDQPELQMPLFFLFLGIYVVTVVGNLSMIILIGLSSHLHNPMYCFLCSLSFIDLCQSTVITPKMLLNFVSEKNIICYSECMTQFYFFGFFAISECQMLAVMAYDRYVAVCHPLRYNLIMSYQVCSWLVCGVYMLGLTGATAHTSCLIRAFFCNENVINHYFCDLLPLLKLSCSSTYVNEVVTLASNVFNIFFPTLIIICSYVLIIASILKIQSTEGRSKAFSTCSSHIAAVGVFFGSLTFMYLKPFSINYMDQGKVSSVFYTIVVPMLNPLIYSLRNKDVKIALKKVIERLKF, from the coding sequence atggagaaagaaaattattcactAGTGACTGAATTCATTCTCAGAGGACTGACAGACCAGCCTGAGCTCCAGATGCCACTCTTCTTTCTGTTCCTAGGAATTTATGTAGTCACTGTGGTGGGAAATCTGAGCATGATTATACTTATTGGGCTGAGTTCTCATCTCCACAACCCCATGTATTGTTTCCTCTGTAGTTTGTCCTTCATTGATCTTTGCCAATCAACTGTCATCACTCCTAAAATGTTGTTGAATTTTGTGTCTGAGAAGAATATCATCTGCTACTCTGAATGTATGACACAGTTctatttttttgggttttttgccaTTTCTGAATGTCAAATGTTGGCTGTGATGGCATATGATCGCTATGTTGCTGTATGTCATCCTCTTCGTTATAATCTTATCATGTCCTATCAGGTGTGCTCATGGTTGGTGTGTGGGGTGTATATGTTGGGCTTAACTGGAGCCACAGCTCACACAAGTTGTTTGATTAGAGCATTCTTCTGTAATGAAAACGTCATCAATCATTATTTCTGTGACCTTCTCCCACTCTTGAAGCTCTCTTGTTCTAGCACCTATGTTAATGAAGTGGTGACTCTGGCCTccaatgtatttaatatttttttcccaacCCTAATAATTATTTGCTCTTATGTTTTGATTAttgcttctattttaaaaattcagtccaCTGAAGGCAGATCAAAAGCCTTCAGTACCTGCAGCTCCCATATTGCAGCAGTTGGTGTCTTCTTTGGCTCCCTTACATTTATGTACTTAAAGCCATTTTCAATCAACTACATGGATCAAGGGAAAGTATCCTCAGTCTTTTACACAATAGTTGTTCCCATGCTAAACCCTCTCATTTACAGTTTGAGAAATAAGGATGTCAAAATTGCTTTGAAGAAAGTGATAGAAAGACTAAAATTCTAG